A window of Zingiber officinale cultivar Zhangliang chromosome 5A, Zo_v1.1, whole genome shotgun sequence contains these coding sequences:
- the LOC121979384 gene encoding F-box/kelch-repeat protein At3g61590-like, with product MSRGEEEKGEEEKGTLLKWDAILPDELLQKVLSFLPTANIIKLGIIVCKRWYEVVHSYWIRTIPRHSDGEEEEEEEEEEDKGALVSWDAILPDELLQKVLSFLPTANVIKLGIVCKRWYEVVHSSPPLSWPMMAPQKPLFFRRFFNDAGDFSGRVYDPCFLRWSNFDDFLHSDIQCVSSSCGLVCLMNHDDRNHLLVGNPIKRDWKLLQVPGCRDTFCRTMALSFDRSTHGYTVVVAKCCQKFEEWHLFVHIYQSTTKSWDIHYAPVLILWKGNHQAVICNGVLYQFMCRPYGNPSLMAFDLIKPPSSIYPLIPMPFPCACAGLINLSNKLVMVALLNWDWPHEGAVILELEDKKWREVAQMPISMYKKLGRYNLISCGAGDLLFMHSPMCPDLLTFDMRQKVWKWVSHPYTEGSLFCFKQGASVFRDLCFGFCFEPRLDVSS from the coding sequence ATGTCTCGCggcgaggaggagaagggagaagaagagaagggaacaTTGTTGAAGTGGGACGCCATTCTACCGGACGAACTCCTGCAGAAGGTGCTTTCCTTTTTGCCCACCGCCAACATCATCAAATTGGGCATCATCGTGTGCAAACGGTGGTACGAGGTGGTTCACTCCTATTGGATCAGGACGATCCCTAGACATAGTGacggcgaggaggaggaggaggaggaggaagaagaagacaaggGAGCATTGGTGTCGTGGGACGCCATTCTACCGGACGAGCTTCTGCAGAAGGTGCTCTCCTTTTTGCCCACCGCCAACGTCATCAAATTGGGCATCGTGTGCAAACGGTGGTACGAGGTGGTTCACTCCAGCCCCCCGTTGTCGTGGCCGATGATGGCGCCACAGAAGCCGTTGTTCTTCAGGCGCTTCTTTAACGACGCCGGCGACTTTTCGGGCCGCGTATACGACCCTTGCTTCCTCCGGTGGTCCAACTTCGACGACTTCCTCCACTCAGACATCCAGTGCGTGTCCTCCTCCTGCGGCCTGGTCTGCTTAATGAACCACGATGACAGGAACCACTTATTGGTCGGCAATCCCATCAAGAGAGATTGGAAGCTGCTTCAAGTTCCCGGCTGCCGTGACACCTTCTGCAGGACGATGGCCTTGTCGTTCGACCGCAGCACGCATGGCTACACCGTGGTCGTTGCCAAGTGCTGCCAGAAGTTCGAGGAATGGCACTTATTCGTCCACATCTACCAATCGACGACGAAATCGTGGGACATTCACTACGCCCCAGTCCTCATCCTCTGGAAAGGCAATCACCAGGCCGTCATATGCAACGGCGTGCTCTACCAATTCATGTGCCGTCCATATGGGAACCCCAGCTTAATGGCGTTCGACCTCATCAAGCCGCCCTCTAGCATTTACCCTCTGATTCCTATGCCATTCCCTTGTGCCTGTGCTGGATTGATCAACCTGTCGAACAAATTGGTCATGGTCGCATTGCTCAACTGGGACTGGCCGCACGAGGGAGCGGTGATTTTAGAACTTGAGGATAAGAAATGGCGGGAGGTGGCTCAAATGCCGATCTCCATGTACAAGAAGTTAGGCAGGTATAATTTAATCTCCTGTGGCGCCGGGGACTTACTCTTCATGCACTCCCCAATGTGTCCGGATCTATTGACCTTCGACATGAGGCAGAAGGTGTGGAAATGGGTGAGCCACCCCTACACCGAGGGGTCGCTCTTCTGCTTCAAACAGGGGGCCTCAGTCTTTCGCGACCTCTGCTTCGGCTTCTGCTTTGAACCGAGACTCGATGTCTCTTCTTGA